The proteins below are encoded in one region of Rhizobacter sp.:
- a CDS encoding endo-1,4-beta-xylanase yields MITSHFVFKALRRAVVCTGAVALLGAAGFAQAQIATGKPKFLGNIIAGGVPSNFNAYWNQVTPENAGKWGSVEATRNQMNWGPLDTAYNYARANGFPFKQHTFVWGAQEPGWIGSVSASQQAYEVEEFMRLYCARYPQTQYIDVVNEPISQPASYRNALGGSGSTGWDWIVWSFQKARQHCPTAKLLINEYGIINDINKLNRYKGIVNILKARGLIDGVGIQAHHFSMDNLTAATMKSNLDALAQTGVPIFVSELDMTGDDSTQLARYQRLFPGLWTHPGVAHVTLWGYIEGQTWVNNTHLVRRDGSERPAMAWLKNYVRTTTIGGGGGGTSKNIVVRARGTTGQESVTLRIGGTAVRTWTLSTTMTNYTITTSLSGGSTVEFTNDATGRDVQVDYLSVNGSVRQAEAQSYNTGVYQNGACGGGNGLSEWLHCNGAIGFGDL; encoded by the coding sequence GTGATCACTTCCCACTTCGTCTTCAAGGCGCTTCGCCGCGCCGTCGTCTGCACTGGCGCCGTCGCGCTGCTCGGTGCGGCCGGCTTCGCGCAGGCGCAGATCGCCACGGGCAAGCCCAAGTTCCTGGGCAACATCATCGCGGGCGGCGTGCCCTCGAACTTCAACGCCTACTGGAACCAGGTCACGCCCGAGAACGCGGGCAAATGGGGCTCGGTGGAGGCCACGCGCAACCAGATGAACTGGGGCCCGCTCGACACCGCCTACAACTACGCACGCGCCAACGGCTTCCCGTTCAAGCAGCACACCTTCGTGTGGGGTGCGCAGGAGCCGGGCTGGATCGGCTCGGTCAGCGCCTCGCAGCAGGCGTATGAGGTGGAAGAGTTCATGCGCCTGTACTGCGCGCGCTATCCGCAGACGCAGTACATCGACGTCGTCAACGAGCCCATCAGCCAGCCGGCCAGCTACCGCAATGCGCTGGGCGGCTCGGGCTCGACCGGCTGGGACTGGATCGTCTGGTCGTTCCAGAAGGCGCGCCAGCATTGCCCCACGGCCAAGCTGCTGATCAACGAGTACGGGATCATCAACGACATCAACAAGCTGAACCGCTACAAGGGCATCGTCAACATCCTCAAGGCGCGCGGGCTGATCGACGGCGTGGGCATCCAGGCCCACCACTTCAGCATGGACAACCTCACGGCGGCCACGATGAAGAGCAACCTCGACGCGCTGGCGCAGACGGGCGTGCCCATCTTCGTCTCGGAGCTCGACATGACCGGCGACGACTCGACCCAGCTCGCGCGCTACCAGCGGCTCTTCCCCGGCCTGTGGACGCACCCCGGCGTGGCCCACGTGACGCTCTGGGGCTACATCGAAGGCCAGACCTGGGTCAACAACACCCACCTCGTGCGCCGCGATGGCAGCGAGCGCCCGGCGATGGCCTGGCTCAAGAACTACGTGCGCACCACCACCATCGGCGGTGGCGGCGGCGGCACCAGCAAGAACATCGTCGTGCGCGCTCGCGGCACCACGGGCCAGGAAAGCGTGACGCTGCGCATCGGTGGCACGGCGGTGCGCACCTGGACGTTGAGCACCACGATGACCAACTACACGATCACCACCTCGCTGTCGGGCGGCTCGACCGTCGAGTTCACCAACGACGCGACCGGCCGTGACGTGCAGGTCGACTACCTCAGCGTCAACGGCAGCGTGCGCCAGGCCGAGGCGCAGAGCTACAACACCGGCGTCTACCAGAACGGCGCCTGCGGCGGCGGCAATGGCCTGAGCGAGTGGCTGCACTGCAACGGCGCCATCGGCTTCGGCGACCTGTGA
- a CDS encoding pilus assembly protein PilP, with translation MRLRHGLARWSTLVIALLLAGLSAAAPAGAAPPSMPASAPTLGPGHLDVSDAEAAGLLRAVADVAKVNLVVAVPLDERRLSLTLRYASIDDLLAKLATALDLQLTVQGRVIVMHPRCERAVRDARDGLASSVGGEGCWRGKLAVQPVPSLSASSRPALAPHGHCPYRAPSSEENARVCEPLELFPLGSLVMRGHMEWSGRWRALIESPDGLLHAVGVQHYMGRDFGRIQSIGADGLILSEIIQNDKDEWVEVRTQVKRGVKTRLPPERLGLYYLGASSPQQLYDKAVNDLLAFVETVAATPGLCREPLPQAEHALDQAAEHWRARNAAPLDVVERHARAHVERLAQDFELSPWRVFAHERDRRATARARAFEALGKPGGDAVQAHCKGYLAKLQGSAFDLQVLFPSELQRLRSCREDRTCYNLPSP, from the coding sequence ATGCGTCTTCGCCACGGACTCGCCCGCTGGTCGACCCTCGTCATCGCCCTCTTGTTGGCGGGGCTCAGCGCTGCGGCGCCGGCCGGCGCCGCACCCCCATCGATGCCGGCCTCCGCACCCACCCTCGGTCCGGGCCATCTCGACGTGAGCGACGCCGAGGCCGCGGGGCTGCTGCGCGCGGTGGCGGATGTGGCCAAGGTCAACCTGGTGGTTGCAGTGCCCCTGGATGAGCGCAGGCTGTCGCTCACGCTGCGCTACGCGTCCATCGACGACCTGCTCGCCAAACTGGCAACGGCGCTCGACCTCCAGCTCACGGTGCAGGGGCGGGTCATCGTGATGCACCCTCGCTGCGAGCGCGCGGTGCGCGACGCGCGCGATGGCCTGGCATCGAGCGTCGGCGGCGAGGGTTGCTGGCGCGGCAAGTTGGCCGTGCAGCCGGTTCCCTCGTTGAGCGCGTCCAGCCGCCCGGCGCTTGCCCCCCACGGCCATTGCCCGTATCGGGCGCCCAGCTCGGAAGAGAACGCCAGGGTGTGCGAGCCGCTGGAGTTGTTTCCACTGGGATCGCTCGTGATGCGCGGCCACATGGAGTGGTCCGGCCGCTGGAGGGCCTTGATCGAGTCGCCCGACGGCCTGCTGCACGCGGTGGGGGTCCAGCATTACATGGGGCGCGATTTCGGCCGCATCCAGTCCATCGGCGCGGACGGGCTGATCCTGAGCGAGATCATCCAGAACGACAAGGACGAATGGGTGGAGGTGCGCACACAGGTGAAGCGTGGCGTGAAGACGCGGCTGCCGCCTGAGCGACTCGGCCTGTACTACCTGGGCGCCAGCTCACCCCAACAGCTGTACGACAAGGCCGTGAACGACCTGCTCGCATTCGTCGAGACGGTCGCGGCCACGCCGGGACTGTGCCGCGAGCCGCTTCCACAGGCCGAGCACGCCCTCGATCAGGCCGCCGAGCATTGGCGGGCACGCAACGCCGCACCGCTGGACGTCGTCGAGCGGCATGCCCGAGCCCATGTGGAACGTCTGGCCCAGGACTTCGAGCTGTCGCCTTGGCGCGTCTTCGCGCATGAGCGCGACCGGCGTGCCACAGCCCGGGCCCGTGCGTTCGAAGCGCTGGGGAAACCCGGTGGCGACGCGGTCCAGGCCCACTGCAAGGGCTACCTCGCGAAATTGCAGGGCTCCGCATTCGACCTGCAAGTGCTCTTCCCCTCGGAACTCCAGCGGCTGCGCAGCTGCCGCGAAGACCGGACCTGCTACAACCTGCCCTCGCCATGA